Part of the Clostridium sporogenes genome, TTTCTGATTTTTTATTTAAATCATCATTTTCAATAGATTTTAAAGCAAAACTACTTTCAACTAGGTTCATCTTTGAATTCTTTAATTCTATAGTTTTATTACATATAGCTGTGGTAGATTTTCTATGGGATATAAGTATTATACTTCTATGCTCACAATTCTCATTTATTGCTTTTAGTATTTGTCCTTCATTTAAAGTATCTAAATTGCTAGTAGGCTCGTCTAGTATTAATATAGGTGCTTCATTTATAAAAGCCCTTGCAAGCCCTATTCTTTGTTTTTCTCCTGATGATAAATTTCCACCAAGCTCTCCTACTTTTGTTTCATAGCCTTTAGGAAGATTTTCTATAAAATCATGTATAGATGCTTTTTTAGCAGCTTCTATTACCTGTTCCCTACTAGCCTTTATATTTCCCATTTTTATGTTTTCTTCTATAGTTTCATTAAATAAAAAAGTTTCTTGACTTATTAGGGTTTGATTTTTTCTAAGATTTTTTGTTTCTATATTTTTAATAGAATTTTTTCCTATAAAAATATCCCCTTTATTAACATCCCAAAATCTCATAAGAAGTTTTACAAAGGTACTTTTGCCTGCACCACTTTCTCCTACTATGGCTATCTTTTCTTTTTCATTTATAGATAATCTTACATTTTCTAAGATTTTATTTTTTCTTCCTTGATAGGAAAAGCTTACATTATCATATACTATATTAGTATTTAATATTTTTTCTCCCCTGTCTATTTCTTCTACCATAGGCTCCTCATCTAAAATACTAAATACTCTTTCAGCGGAGGCAAAGGTATAGAGCAAATTATTTGAAAGATTACTTAAAGCTACTACTGGTCCAAAGGATGAAGCAATAATAACAATTGCTAAAATCATATAACTAAAATCTAATATATGTTTCATATATAGATTGTATCCTACTAAACTATAAGTTACTATAGCAAACATTATAGTAAAATCTGTTGTAGCCCTTATTATGCCCTCATGATTTTTTATACCCTTTAATTTTTCATTTAATTTATTAGAGTTTTTATTTATATTATCTAATCTTTCTTGTCCATTATCATAAAGCAATATCTCTTTTAATCCTCTTAAGGAATCTAACAAATAAGAATTAGTTTCTCCAAAAGTATTTCTATATTCTAAAGCTGATTTATTGCCTATCTTTGAAGAATAATAAGGAATAACAAAACCTATGATAGAGTAAAATACTATAGCTAATATCCCAAAATAAATATTAATATTAAATAATACTATAGTTATTATAGTTGATGTAATTATAGCTATTAATATAGGCGCAATAGTATGAGCATAAAAAACTTCTAAAAGTTCAATGTCAGAGGTTATTATAGAAATTAAATTTCCTTTTTCTTTTGTTTCCAATTTTGCTGGTGCTAATTTTCTTAAAGAAGTAAAAACTTTATCTCTTAATATTGCTAATATTTTAAAGGCTATATAATGACCGGAAAGTTGTTCTACATATCTAAATAAACCTCTTAATATTGCAGAAACAATAATTATTGTTATGGCACTTTTAAAGGATACTATGCTTTTTCCTACTAAAACATCCCCTATAGCTACAGCTCCAAAGGAAGTAATAGAAATAGCTGCTAAAAACCCTAAAACCCCCATAGTTACTGTAATGGTCATTATTGGCATTAAAGGCTTAACTTCTAAAATAAGCCTTTTCATTATATTAAATCCAGACCTTCTTTTCATTTTATGCACCTCCTAAGGCTTCTAATGCCTGTTGTTTTGTAAGCATATCATAATAATATGACCCTTGTTCATATAAATCTATGTGACTTCCCTTTTCTACAACTTTCCCCTTATCCAGCACATAAATTTTATCTGCATTTTTCACATTAGCTAATCTGTGAGAAATCACTAATATAGTTTTTTCCTTGGATAATTTATAAATGGCCTGCCAAATCTTTTCTTCACTTTCCACATCTATATTAGAGGTAGCTTCATCAAAAATAATCATATCCCTATTCCCTAAAATAGTTCTGGCTAAAGCTAATCTTTGTTTTTGCCCACCAGATAATAAACTTCCACCCTCTCCTACTTTAGTTTTTAATCCATTAGGTAAAGCTTCTACAAAGTCATATAAATTTGCAACTCTTAAAGCCTTCTCTATTTCCTCCCTAGTTGCATCTTTTTTAGCCATTAACAAATTTTCTAAAATTGTTCCATTAAATATATAACTATTAGTAGAGATAAGTGAAATTTTTTTACATATATCTTTAAAAGAAATATCTTTATATTCTAAGTTATTTATCTTTATATTCCCTTTATCTATTCCATAATTTTTTAATATAAGTGAAGCAATGGTACTTTTCCCACTACCACTTTCCCCCACAATTGCTACAAATTCACCATTATCCATGGATAAATTTACATTACTAAGTACTTTTCTATGTTTATCATAGCCAAAGTCTACATTTTCTAATTTTATACTTATTTTTTTATTTTTTTCTTCCGTAGATTTAAAAGAACATTGTTCATTTTTAGGCAAATTATTGTCTAAATCTTTATAACTTCTTAAGTCATTTTTAAAGGAACACTGTTCATTTTCTACCTCACTATCTAAAAGTTTAAATATTTTTTCTGATGCTGCTATTCCATTCATAGATACATGAAAAAAAGATCCTAATAATCTTAAAGGTATAAAAAACTCTGAAGATAAAAGAATTATTATTAAAACTCCCCCTAAAGATACATTTCCATTTTTAAACTCATTTAGTGCAACTATACTTCCTAAAGCAGCCCCACCAAAAGCAATAAGATCCATTACATTTATAGAGTTTAATTGCATAGATAATACTTTCATAGTTATTCTTCTAAAGTTTTCTGCATCTTTGTTCATTTTTTTATGTCTTTCTTCATCTCTATTAAATATTTTTAACGTAGTTAATCCTTGTAGGTTTTCTAAAAAAGTTTCTCCTAAATCAGAATATATATTCCAATAATTTCTAAATATTTTTTTAGCTATTTTCATAATACACACTATGGATATAGGTATTAAAGGTACACAAATTATTAAAATTAAAGCTACTTTGATAGATATAAAAGATACAATAAAAAATAAAGTAATTGGAGCTAACATTGAATAGAAAAATTGTGGTAAATATCTTCCAAAATAATTTTCTAAAGTTTCTACTCCCTCTCCTGTTAACTGTACTATAGTTGAGGTGCTATAGGTTTTATTATAGTTAGGTCCTAAATCTAAAAGCTTTTTATAAATAAGTTCTCTTAGTCTACTTCTTGATTTTGCAGAGGATAAATAAGAAAATTTACTATAATAAATATTACATATAAATCTTATAATCAAAATAGAAATTATTAAAGGTGTATATTTTATCAGATTTATCTTGTCCTCTTTATATACACAGTTAATAAATTTACCTAATAATATTATTACGGATGCATTACAAATCATAGATATCCAATTCATCAATACCGTAAGCTTTACATATTTCTTAGACTCACTACATAAATTTATGAGTCTTTTATCTAGCATCATAAAATTCACGCCTCCTTAAGTGTTTTAATTTTTATAAATACTATAGTTTTAGCTACTAATAAAACAACTATAGCTATTCTCATAGCCAAAATATCCTTCATAAAAAACAAAGTTATAAGCATTACATATACAGGTATTAGTATAGATAATTTAGTTTTTAATGTCATAGCTTTATTTTCTTTGAAACTTCTTACATATTTTTTATAAATATTAGTATTTTCAAACCATATACTTATTCTTTTAGAACTTTTAATAAAACAAAAAGATGATAATAATAAAAAAGGAACTGTAGGTAATATAGGTAAAAATACACCTACTACACCTAAGCCTAAAGAAATAAACCCTATAATTAATAATAACGCTCTTTTTAGCATAAACCGCCCTCCTAAATATATGTATCCATTAATAATATTACCATACAAGATAATGATTTTCAATATCATGTAAAAGTACTATAATTATACTAAAACCATTTTATAATGAAGTGATTATTAAGTTCATTCATTATAATTTCATCTTTTATAATGCCGCCTCTACCATTGTAATGCTCTTATTTATATAATTAGACTGAACTGAAATTGTGCTTTTACTCACTAAATTTTAATTCAGTCAATCTATAAATTTGTATCCTCATGCACATTATTAAAATTAGAAAATCTTCGATAAAACATTACCATAACATAGATAAAATGGTATAATTGTATTGGCGTACATAAGGTAGGCTTATTTCTTTTATATTTGCTTCACTTTGTTTATTATTTTTTATTAATTTTAAAAATACTATAAATATAGCTTATTTTTCATCTAACCAATCTTTAGATCTAGTTCAAATTTTAGGTATAGCTTTAATTCTTGTTTCTATATGGCTATTGCAAACAAAAGGTAAAAGACAAAAATATCTTCATAAATTGTGGAGGGATAAAATGTTAAAAAATGTAAACAATAAAAATTTAGGACTTATATTAGTACTTTTAGCAGCTATGTTTTGGGGATATGTAGGGGTTCCTACCAAGCATTTAGCTGATTTAGGTTTTGATAACTATACTATTTCTTTTTTTAAAACAAGTATACCTGCAATATTTTATTTCATATATTCCTTTAGAAAAGATCCTTCTTTGTTTAAAGTAGATAAAAAAGGTATTTTATTTTTTATAATTTATGGCATAGTGGTTATAGCAGGATGTTTTATAGCCTTTAATATAACCATAAATTTACTTCCCCTAGCCTTAGCAACTATGTTTTTATACACTTCTCAAATTTGGGTAGTGACTATTTCCTACTTTATGTTTAAAGAAAAGTTTACAACACAAAAAGCAATATCTATGCTATTAATTTTAATAGGTTGCCTTATGATGTGTGAAATGCACAAATTAGGAAGTTTTAATCTAAGTACTAAGGGTATATTTTGGGGGCTTATATCTGGATTTACCTTTGCACTACAAATACTTTTAGCTAAAGTAAGTAATGAAAGATATCACTATAATCATAATTCTTTACTAACTTACTCCTTTTTATTTGCAGCTATATTTTTATTCCCTTTTATGGATATGAAAAACAACATTCATATTTTTAAAAGCTCTAATAATCTATTTTTCCTATTTAAAAACATATTCTGGAGTGTTGTAGGTACCCTTATTGCAAACACTGCCTATGTAAAATCTGTAGAATATATAGAAGCAAGCATCGCTAGTATGGTATCCTCTTTGGAACTAGTTATAGCTTCTGTTTTAGGTTTTATAGTATTTAATCAAGCTTTAAATTTAGTTCAAATATTAGGAATGGCTTTAATTCTTGTGTCTATAATTTTATTAGAAATGAAAAAATCAGTTTTGTTAAAATCATTCAAAAAACCTAATAAAAACTTAGAAATAACCTCTGAAACCAGCTATGAAAACTGAAATTAAATAAAATATTTTAAGGAAAGTGCATCGCACTTTCCTTATTTTTTGTAACTAAATTCTCCATTTTCTTTTATATTAAAAAAGTCTGCAAAACTTATATCAAATATATCCTTATCTATTTTTGATATATCTATTTTATTTTTTATAAGTTCTGTTAATACTCCAGCATAAGCTATATCCCCTTGAAGTATAGCTCCATATATAATTCCATCTTTGTGTATTATTTTTTTATAAACCCCATTTTTATCTATTATATCTACTTTATAGCTGTCATCTTTTGGCTCTACTATACCTAAAGATATAGTATATACCCCTAAAAAATTCATGGAATTTCTTGCACCAAAATTGTCATCTAATAATTTTTTTTCTCCTGCCATATTATGAGCAGCTATTCTTCCTTGCTTCATAGCTATCGGCCATATAGGAGCTCTAAAAGTTACATCCCCAGCAGCATATATATCTTTAGCTGTTGTTTCACAGTTATCGCTTATTACTATTCCTCTTTCTATCTTTATTCTTTCACTATCTACAAAATCTATATTAGGTCTAACTCCCGCTGCTACAATTACAATATCACAGTTTACTGTTTCACCATTGTTTAATTTTATCCCGGAAACATTGCCATCTTCATTTATTAAAGCTTCCTCAGCTCCTACATTAGTTTTTATATTAACATTATGTTTTCTAAATAATTCTTCATAGGTTTCTGATGCCTTTTGATCTAATTGAAGAGGAAGTATTCTATTACCCATTTCTACTACAGTTACTTCTACATCATTTTCTATTAATCCCATAGTAGCATCTATACCAACAAGACCTGCTCCTATTACAACTGCTTTTTTAATCTGTTTAGCCTCATCTTTTATAGCTATTGCATCATCTAAATCCCTTAGGGTATACACTCTTTTAGCTTCTCTTAAATTTTTTATTGGTGGTATAGAAGCATAAGAACCTGATGATATAAGCAACTTATCATAATGTTCTGAAATTTCTCCTTGCACTTTTACTATTTTTTTATCTATATCTATATTCTCTACTTTTTTGCCTCTTATCCATTTTACGTTATACTTATTAAAAAAATCTTTTTCTATAAAAGATAATCCTTCTATTTCTCTGTTTCCACCTATAAAATGATGTAATAAACATCTTGAATATACTTTATCATCTTTAGAAATCATAACTATTTGTGAATCTTTATCTAATGTTCTCAAAGTTTTAACTGCTGAAATTCCTGCCGCGCTAGCCCCTATTATCACATATTTCATATTATTTACCTCCCAAGCCTTAATATTTTTTATAATATTATAAAATCAAATTCTTATTAAAGAAAATTTTATACTAATCTCTGCTAATTTATTTGCATCCTACTTTACAATCTATACTCTTAAATTATAAAATGTTACTTATTTTTAATAAAAACTTCAACTAATACATTGTACCTTACTTAATTTTTTAGTATATATTTAAATTTCCTCTACATAGATAGCTCCTGTAGGGCAGTTTTCTACACATCTAGGTATTTCTCTTTCATTACATAAATCACATTTTATTATAACTTTACTATTTTCTTCATCTGCCTTTAGTACTCCATAAGGGCAGTTCATTACACACATAAAACAGGATGCACATTTATCTTCATTATAAGATACTACACCGGTTTTTTCATCTTTACTCATAGCTCCAGTAGTACAAGTATTTACACACTCTGGATTATCACAGTGTCTACAAAATATAGGGGTTTTATTTCCTAGCATATCTAACTCTATATGATTTCTACTTTCATTAGCCTTATCTTCCAAATCTAAATCGTATATGGATTTTCCCTTTTCATTATGTTCTGACATACAGGCAAGAACACAGTTTAGGCATCCTTCACATAAATCCTTTTTTATCATAATTCTTCTCATAAAGAATTCCCCCTTAACTCATCTCAAAACCAGATTCTTCCAAAAACTAATTTTAATTTAATTCTATAGTTAATATTTTTACATTGATCCGAAATAATATTTAATTTAAATTTCAGATCAATGCAAAAATGTAATTATCAAAATAACTATTTAAGTCCAAGTTTTTGTCTTCTATCTAAAACTATTGCCTCTAGTTTATCTGCAGCTTTTTTTACATCATCTTCTATTATTAATTGTCCTCCAGTTAAAGTCTTAAGATCTTCTGTTAATACTTTGGATACTACCTTACTTCCTCCTATGAATGGTGATATAGCAAGATGTAATGGTAATCCTAAAGCTAATCCAAAAGCTCCATCTGCTAAAGCTTGTTCTTCTAACCATTGTGGTGCTGAAAGAACTAATGGAAGCTGTGGTAAATCTATACCAAGATCTTTAGCTAATTCTGTAGCTACAATTTCAAGTCTTCCTATAGCAAGACATGGTCCAAAATTAAGTACTGGTGGAATCTTCAAGCTTTCGCATACTGCTCTTAAATTATCCCCTGCAAGAGAAGCTGCTGAAGTTGACATTAAACCTACATTTTCAAGTCCACCACTAGAACATCCTGCTGAAAGAACTATTATATCTCTTTTTATAAGTTCTTTTGTTAGCTCTACTGTAAATACATCATGTCCCATAGCTGTTAAGTTAGAACATCCAACAACTCCAGCTACCCCTTTTATTTTTCCTTCTGCTATTAAATCTAATAGTGGTTTCCAAGTTCCGCCTAAAAATTCTTTAAGAGAAACTTCACTTACTCCTGTTATAACATCATTATAACCGTGATCTCTAGGTATGTTTACTTTGATATCTTGTCTTCTTTCTTTGTATGCATCTAACGCTTCTTTTATAATATGTTCACTGATTTCTTCTCTATCTTCATAAGAATACTCTAAATATTCTGCATTAGATTTTTTAGCTACATCATCTAGACAAATCATTTTTACTTTTAAATTTTCTGTAATTGGTTCTATACCTGGTAATGTACAGTTAAATTCTGATACTATAGCATCTATTGCTCCTGTAGCAATTATGGCTTCACTAGTAAAATTATTTCCACCATGTCCTGAGAATACTTCTTTGTAATGTTCTCCCCTTAATTGTAAATCTTGTCCCACACAGGTACATCCAACTAATCTAAAGCCTTTAGCTCCAGCTTTTTTAGCCATTTCTACTACATCTTCTTCTATCAATCTATCTTGAAGATGTGCTATAGTTGAATGTTGATGCCCTGTTATCATAATATTTATATAATTTTCATCTATAACTCTAAATCCAACTTTGGCAGGTCTTATAACTGGTTCTCCAAGCATTACATCATTTAATAAATTTGTTAATGTTAGTCCATAAAGACCTGTGGATATGCCTAGATTTAAGCAGTGTAATAACATTTCTACAGGATCGCTATTTAAATTTGTAGAAGTTTTTACTACAGCATCAAAAACCTCTGACTTAGCTCCACCTGGTAATATGTTAAGTTTTTCCCAATTTTCATATCTTGGCTTATAAGCCATTTTTTCTACTATTTCCATCTTTTCATATCTTGGCTTATATAAATCTTTTAAAACCATATCTGCTACTTTAATTGCCTTTTGGTATATATCTTCCTCTTTTATTTCAAACATTTCTGCTAATCTATCTAAAGCTTTTTCTCCTTTTACTTTTCCTTTACTTTCCCCTGTGGCTTTTAAATTTCTTGCAGTATTTTCTACTATATGAAGATAACATCCTGCTCCTGCTGCTACTGCTCTTAAAAAATTTCTTGCAACTATAGTATCTGCATTAGCTCCACATACTCCTCTTGGTGATTTTGGGGTTATTCTACAGGGTCCATTTGAACAAAGCCTACAACAAACTCCTAGCTGACCAAAGCCACACTTTATTTTTTGATCCTCTACCCTATGATGAGAAGTTTCCATATCCATATTAGATATAAATCCTTGAAGAACTTTATCTGCTGATTTACAAGTTTTACAATTTGTACACATTGACATAACCCATCCTCCTTCATAATGTTTACCTATTTGGTATAGTTTTATTTATTTATAAAAGGAATATATTTAATTCCTTTCTTTTCATATATTTACTTATATTTTTAACTCCTAACAACAAATTTCCTACTTTAAAAAATAGACCTTTTAGGTATACTTTTACATAAACAAAGTTTCAATATTCTATCTTTTTAGTTTTCATAGAATTATCGACCCCTTCTAATCTAAAATTTCTTGAAAATTTACAGCTTCTAATTCACTTACAAGTTTTTTTTGTATTTTACATAAAGTCCCATGTATTTCACAATTTCCATTTTTACCTGCATTACAATACTTAGGATCATATATACATCTATTTATACAAATTGGTCCATCTATTGCTTCTATTACATCTTTCAGATTTATATCCTTAGGCTGCTTATTTAATGCATATCCCCCTTTAACCCCTCTAAAGGATACTACTATTCCTGACTTTGTAAGTTTTCTTAAAAGTTTTAGTAAAAACCTTAAAGGTAATCTCTCTTTTTCCGCTATAATTCTAGCCTCTACTTTTTCTCCATAACCTAATTTTGATAAATGGAGTATGACTCTTAATGCATAATCTGCTTCTTGTGTAATTTTCATATTTATTCTCCTAAAAGTATACTTAATGAGTATACTTTAAATATACTCCTTTGTTATAAAACTGTCAATAATTTTAACTAAAATTCCCATTATTTTATACCTATATTTTATAAAAGACACATGGATATATACTACTATAATTATTAATCCTATAACGCATCATATGTTTAAATACATATTAGCCTAACCATAGACTATAAACTAAAATTTAGTTAAAATAAATCTCTTAATAATAGTATATATCTTCTTATGTGCCTTTTATCTTATTATAATAAAATAAACATATTAATTATAATATTGTTATTCCATGTCCATATAATCTCCATCCATATCTTTCATATGTTTCATGTCTTTCATATGCTTCATGTCTTTCATATCTTTCATATCTTTCATATGCTTCATATGATGCATATGCATTGGCATCATATGGCATGGTATAATCATAAAGCATATTCCTTGCATTGGATTCATCATTCCCATCATAGGAGACATTCCCATCATGGAAGACATGCCCATCATATCATCCATCCCCATCATGGAAGACATTCCCATCATACCATCCATCCCCATCATAGAAGACATG contains:
- a CDS encoding ABC transporter ATP-binding protein, which gives rise to MKRRSGFNIMKRLILEVKPLMPIMTITVTMGVLGFLAAISITSFGAVAIGDVLVGKSIVSFKSAITIIIVSAILRGLFRYVEQLSGHYIAFKILAILRDKVFTSLRKLAPAKLETKEKGNLISIITSDIELLEVFYAHTIAPILIAIITSTIITIVLFNINIYFGILAIVFYSIIGFVIPYYSSKIGNKSALEYRNTFGETNSYLLDSLRGLKEILLYDNGQERLDNINKNSNKLNEKLKGIKNHEGIIRATTDFTIMFAIVTYSLVGYNLYMKHILDFSYMILAIVIIASSFGPVVALSNLSNNLLYTFASAERVFSILDEEPMVEEIDRGEKILNTNIVYDNVSFSYQGRKNKILENVRLSINEKEKIAIVGESGAGKSTFVKLLMRFWDVNKGDIFIGKNSIKNIETKNLRKNQTLISQETFLFNETIEENIKMGNIKASREQVIEAAKKASIHDFIENLPKGYETKVGELGGNLSSGEKQRIGLARAFINEAPILILDEPTSNLDTLNEGQILKAINENCEHRSIILISHRKSTTAICNKTIELKNSKMNLVESSFALKSIENDDLNKKSERKAALA
- a CDS encoding ABC transporter ATP-binding protein/permease; this translates as MMLDKRLINLCSESKKYVKLTVLMNWISMICNASVIILLGKFINCVYKEDKINLIKYTPLIISILIIRFICNIYYSKFSYLSSAKSRSRLRELIYKKLLDLGPNYNKTYSTSTIVQLTGEGVETLENYFGRYLPQFFYSMLAPITLFFIVSFISIKVALILIICVPLIPISIVCIMKIAKKIFRNYWNIYSDLGETFLENLQGLTTLKIFNRDEERHKKMNKDAENFRRITMKVLSMQLNSINVMDLIAFGGAALGSIVALNEFKNGNVSLGGVLIIILLSSEFFIPLRLLGSFFHVSMNGIAASEKIFKLLDSEVENEQCSFKNDLRSYKDLDNNLPKNEQCSFKSTEEKNKKISIKLENVDFGYDKHRKVLSNVNLSMDNGEFVAIVGESGSGKSTIASLILKNYGIDKGNIKINNLEYKDISFKDICKKISLISTNSYIFNGTILENLLMAKKDATREEIEKALRVANLYDFVEALPNGLKTKVGEGGSLLSGGQKQRLALARTILGNRDMIIFDEATSNIDVESEEKIWQAIYKLSKEKTILVISHRLANVKNADKIYVLDKGKVVEKGSHIDLYEQGSYYYDMLTKQQALEALGGA
- a CDS encoding YbaN family protein; protein product: MLKRALLLIIGFISLGLGVVGVFLPILPTVPFLLLSSFCFIKSSKRISIWFENTNIYKKYVRSFKENKAMTLKTKLSILIPVYVMLITLFFMKDILAMRIAIVVLLVAKTIVFIKIKTLKEA
- a CDS encoding DMT family transporter, whose amino-acid sequence is MLKNVNNKNLGLILVLLAAMFWGYVGVPTKHLADLGFDNYTISFFKTSIPAIFYFIYSFRKDPSLFKVDKKGILFFIIYGIVVIAGCFIAFNITINLLPLALATMFLYTSQIWVVTISYFMFKEKFTTQKAISMLLILIGCLMMCEMHKLGSFNLSTKGIFWGLISGFTFALQILLAKVSNERYHYNHNSLLTYSFLFAAIFLFPFMDMKNNIHIFKSSNNLFFLFKNIFWSVVGTLIANTAYVKSVEYIEASIASMVSSLELVIASVLGFIVFNQALNLVQILGMALILVSIILLEMKKSVLLKSFKKPNKNLEITSETSYEN
- a CDS encoding NAD(P)/FAD-dependent oxidoreductase, with product MKYVIIGASAAGISAVKTLRTLDKDSQIVMISKDDKVYSRCLLHHFIGGNREIEGLSFIEKDFFNKYNVKWIRGKKVENIDIDKKIVKVQGEISEHYDKLLISSGSYASIPPIKNLREAKRVYTLRDLDDAIAIKDEAKQIKKAVVIGAGLVGIDATMGLIENDVEVTVVEMGNRILPLQLDQKASETYEELFRKHNVNIKTNVGAEEALINEDGNVSGIKLNNGETVNCDIVIVAAGVRPNIDFVDSERIKIERGIVISDNCETTAKDIYAAGDVTFRAPIWPIAMKQGRIAAHNMAGEKKLLDDNFGARNSMNFLGVYTISLGIVEPKDDSYKVDIIDKNGVYKKIIHKDGIIYGAILQGDIAYAGVLTELIKNKIDISKIDKDIFDISFADFFNIKENGEFSYKK
- a CDS encoding 4Fe-4S dicluster domain-containing protein encodes the protein MRRIMIKKDLCEGCLNCVLACMSEHNEKGKSIYDLDLEDKANESRNHIELDMLGNKTPIFCRHCDNPECVNTCTTGAMSKDEKTGVVSYNEDKCASCFMCVMNCPYGVLKADEENSKVIIKCDLCNEREIPRCVENCPTGAIYVEEI
- the cooS gene encoding anaerobic carbon-monoxide dehydrogenase catalytic subunit, whose protein sequence is MSMCTNCKTCKSADKVLQGFISNMDMETSHHRVEDQKIKCGFGQLGVCCRLCSNGPCRITPKSPRGVCGANADTIVARNFLRAVAAGAGCYLHIVENTARNLKATGESKGKVKGEKALDRLAEMFEIKEEDIYQKAIKVADMVLKDLYKPRYEKMEIVEKMAYKPRYENWEKLNILPGGAKSEVFDAVVKTSTNLNSDPVEMLLHCLNLGISTGLYGLTLTNLLNDVMLGEPVIRPAKVGFRVIDENYINIMITGHQHSTIAHLQDRLIEEDVVEMAKKAGAKGFRLVGCTCVGQDLQLRGEHYKEVFSGHGGNNFTSEAIIATGAIDAIVSEFNCTLPGIEPITENLKVKMICLDDVAKKSNAEYLEYSYEDREEISEHIIKEALDAYKERRQDIKVNIPRDHGYNDVITGVSEVSLKEFLGGTWKPLLDLIAEGKIKGVAGVVGCSNLTAMGHDVFTVELTKELIKRDIIVLSAGCSSGGLENVGLMSTSAASLAGDNLRAVCESLKIPPVLNFGPCLAIGRLEIVATELAKDLGIDLPQLPLVLSAPQWLEEQALADGAFGLALGLPLHLAISPFIGGSKVVSKVLTEDLKTLTGGQLIIEDDVKKAADKLEAIVLDRRQKLGLK
- a CDS encoding RrF2 family transcriptional regulator; the encoded protein is MKITQEADYALRVILHLSKLGYGEKVEARIIAEKERLPLRFLLKLLRKLTKSGIVVSFRGVKGGYALNKQPKDINLKDVIEAIDGPICINRCIYDPKYCNAGKNGNCEIHGTLCKIQKKLVSELEAVNFQEILD